A single Desulfovibrio piger DNA region contains:
- a CDS encoding phage tail tape measure protein — MEVFSVFATLSLVDMISGPLGRITRSMNVANAATAGLGERLGNLALAMGPAAVAAGLLVGAFGMAASKAMTFESAMADVAKVVNFDTAAEFREMNKTVMDMAGRIPMAADGIAAIIAAAGQSGVAKEDLTEFAEQAAKMGVAFDLTGDQAGKMMADWRAGMALSLPQTYALADAVNHLSNNMNATAPALGEVIQRVGAAAMSCGLAETQVAALGAAFLSAGASPEVAATALKSFTTTLVKGTAMSKNQAAAFRSLGFSATQMAKDMQRDAQGTIFKVLQALADKPKELQMSLLTEMFGQESLGAIAPLLKNMGNLSQAFELVGNKANYAGSMQAEFDTRSKTTENALQLLSNKLTNLAIAVGNAFLPAITAGAKALGAMADALRWVAETRVGQVILTLAGGLAAAVLAVTAFSAGMWAVSKAAPVVSTTLTGIRMALLALGWPVWALIAAVGLLYVAYKKNFGGIATTLNRWGRNISLVVRGVTAIFESLKGSTFEIRGELARDIRAAGLERLVVTVGRAVYRIKEFFAGIWEGLNFDGAVAVLIPAILKIGELFDFVGKRVEEAFGFEVTSAASEARGLGEVLGGFLSWILEGLATVIANLVRGIESLIAAFRWLGAVLTGDWATAAEMAQSVWDNFCASLMAFADLFRIGDWLRNAWAQATEWLAGIDLFESGARLLDTFKEGILSKVESLKQTFSDALASLRNLLPFSDAKEGPLSTLTLSGARLMSTLGEGMNAGFPGLYATLSGKLGSLKESISSWWDGLWKTTDVPVPATGEQPVVPDAPGMPADLAEEQERRARAAGDRAAAPQSWTLHIANITLPNVKDAQDFFADLQAAATEMGENMA; from the coding sequence ATGGAAGTTTTCTCCGTATTCGCCACCCTGTCCCTGGTGGACATGATCTCCGGTCCCTTGGGCCGCATTACGCGATCCATGAACGTGGCCAACGCCGCTACCGCAGGTCTGGGGGAACGCCTGGGCAACCTTGCATTGGCTATGGGTCCGGCGGCGGTGGCCGCCGGACTCCTGGTCGGGGCTTTCGGTATGGCGGCCAGCAAGGCCATGACATTTGAAAGCGCGATGGCCGATGTGGCCAAGGTGGTAAACTTCGACACCGCCGCCGAGTTCCGGGAAATGAACAAAACGGTCATGGACATGGCCGGGCGCATCCCGATGGCGGCGGACGGCATCGCGGCCATCATCGCAGCCGCCGGGCAATCCGGCGTGGCCAAGGAAGACCTGACCGAGTTTGCCGAGCAGGCCGCCAAGATGGGCGTCGCCTTCGACCTGACCGGAGACCAGGCGGGCAAGATGATGGCCGACTGGCGGGCCGGTATGGCCCTGAGCCTGCCGCAGACCTATGCCCTGGCCGATGCCGTGAACCATCTTTCAAACAACATGAATGCCACGGCTCCCGCGCTGGGTGAGGTCATCCAGCGCGTGGGCGCGGCGGCCATGAGCTGTGGACTGGCGGAAACGCAGGTGGCGGCGCTGGGCGCGGCGTTCCTTTCCGCCGGAGCAAGCCCGGAAGTGGCGGCAACGGCGCTCAAGAGTTTCACGACGACCCTGGTCAAGGGCACGGCCATGAGCAAGAACCAGGCCGCCGCGTTCCGGTCCCTGGGTTTTTCGGCCACCCAGATGGCCAAAGACATGCAGCGGGATGCCCAGGGAACCATTTTCAAGGTCCTGCAGGCATTGGCGGACAAGCCCAAGGAACTGCAAATGTCCCTCCTGACCGAGATGTTCGGCCAGGAATCCCTGGGGGCCATTGCTCCGTTGCTGAAGAACATGGGGAACCTGTCCCAGGCGTTCGAGCTTGTGGGCAACAAGGCGAACTATGCCGGTTCCATGCAGGCGGAGTTCGACACACGCAGCAAAACCACGGAAAACGCGCTGCAGCTCCTGTCCAACAAGCTGACAAATCTGGCCATTGCCGTGGGCAATGCCTTTTTGCCCGCCATCACCGCCGGGGCCAAGGCCCTGGGAGCGATGGCCGACGCCCTGCGCTGGGTGGCGGAAACCCGCGTCGGCCAGGTCATCCTGACCCTGGCCGGAGGACTGGCCGCCGCTGTGCTGGCCGTGACGGCTTTCAGCGCCGGGATGTGGGCGGTATCGAAAGCCGCCCCCGTGGTCTCCACGACCCTGACCGGTATCAGGATGGCCCTGCTGGCGCTGGGCTGGCCCGTGTGGGCGCTGATTGCCGCCGTGGGCCTGCTGTATGTGGCTTACAAGAAAAATTTTGGCGGGATCGCCACGACCCTGAACCGCTGGGGGCGGAACATTTCCCTCGTGGTTCGGGGCGTGACGGCCATCTTCGAGAGCCTCAAGGGAAGCACGTTCGAGATCCGGGGAGAACTGGCCAGGGACATCCGGGCCGCCGGTCTGGAGCGGCTGGTTGTGACCGTTGGCCGTGCCGTGTACCGCATCAAAGAATTTTTTGCGGGTATCTGGGAGGGCCTGAATTTTGACGGTGCGGTGGCGGTCCTGATACCGGCCATTCTCAAGATAGGTGAACTGTTCGACTTCGTTGGGAAGAGAGTGGAGGAGGCTTTCGGCTTTGAGGTCACGAGCGCCGCGTCCGAAGCGCGAGGTCTGGGAGAGGTCTTGGGCGGCTTTTTGAGCTGGATACTGGAAGGGCTGGCGACGGTCATTGCCAATCTGGTACGTGGCATCGAAAGCCTGATCGCGGCATTCCGCTGGCTTGGTGCCGTATTGACCGGCGACTGGGCCACCGCCGCAGAAATGGCGCAAAGCGTCTGGGACAATTTTTGCGCGTCGCTCATGGCTTTTGCAGACCTTTTCCGCATTGGGGACTGGCTGCGCAATGCGTGGGCGCAGGCCACGGAATGGCTGGCTGGTATCGACCTTTTCGAGTCAGGGGCACGCCTTCTGGACACCTTCAAGGAAGGCATCCTGTCCAAGGTGGAAAGCCTCAAGCAGACGTTTTCCGATGCCTTGGCCAGCCTGCGCAATCTGCTGCCGTTCTCTGACGCCAAGGAAGGCCCCCTGTCCACGCTGACGTTGTCCGGAGCGCGTCTCATGTCCACGCTGGGCGAGGGCATGAACGCGGGCTTCCCCGGTCTGTACGCCACCCTGTCCGGCAAGCTGGGCAGCCTGAAAGAGAGCATAAGCAGCTGGTGGGACGGGCTGTGGAAGACCACGGATGTGCCCGTGCCCGCCACCGGCGAGCAGCCTGTTGTCCCCGACGCCCCCGGTATGCCCGCCGATCTGGCCGAGGAACAGGAACGTCGGGCGAGGGCCGCCGGAGACCGTGCCGCCGCTCCGCAATCCTGGACCCTGCATATCGCCAACATCACCCTCCCCAACGTCAAGGACGCGCAGGACTTCTTCGCTGACCTGCAGGCGGCGGCCACGGAAATGGGAGAAAATATGGCATGA
- a CDS encoding DUF2586 domain-containing protein: MGDVLQYLIDGTSGIVTGGVDGKALVAGVCSRGIVGKAYLIGKRTDLAAMLGTGPLVDRVRDMLTTGGQAPYVVAVPVQGQPGGYISGLSVNGGKAGATLSGYPALNADVVVRVVTAGTIGTATLEISTDGGKTFAEPVPSATQNPISSGEEPTGATLIFPDDASLDEGATYTFAVRCPVGPVVRVGDESSPLPEVSELDSGVLDGAELVVRIVKSGARNEGTFQLSVDGGDTFAAIRTIPVDGLHELADYGVKLTFPEGEFVAGTTYTCRLLPPAPSIVDVLEALESPLALYDVEFVHIVGPSDSVDWMAAQAKADELWNQQRPTYFKLEARLPFDGEDLNAYVAALLAERQGVAGRFVTVCCQYGEIVDTAGASRLRNAGGLQSGRVMAIPVQRATGRVKDGPISQLTLPDGWEAVQPTLESNGFQTAKKYAGLEGAYWGDSRTLAEDTSDFRYEEVLRTVFKAVRLTRIAALKSMYDEAGDPLRPDSESGLAYLKANLENALDAMTTAGELASYVVEIPSGQDIVNNGVAVEITLVGIPIIREIKLYNRYTYAGSNFDPRIERYSVAA; encoded by the coding sequence ATGGGCGACGTATTGCAATATTTGATCGACGGCACGTCCGGGATCGTTACCGGTGGGGTTGACGGCAAAGCCCTGGTGGCCGGTGTTTGCTCCAGGGGCATTGTGGGCAAGGCCTATCTGATCGGCAAACGCACGGACCTTGCCGCCATGCTGGGCACGGGGCCGCTTGTGGACCGCGTGCGTGACATGCTGACCACGGGGGGGCAGGCCCCATACGTTGTGGCCGTCCCCGTACAGGGGCAGCCTGGGGGCTATATCTCCGGCCTGTCCGTGAACGGTGGCAAGGCCGGGGCCACCCTCTCCGGTTATCCGGCGCTCAATGCCGATGTGGTGGTCAGGGTGGTCACGGCGGGCACCATTGGCACCGCCACGCTGGAAATCAGCACGGACGGCGGCAAAACATTTGCGGAACCCGTCCCCTCCGCCACGCAGAACCCCATCAGCTCCGGGGAGGAACCCACGGGAGCTACCCTGATTTTCCCCGATGACGCGAGCCTGGACGAGGGCGCGACCTACACCTTCGCTGTGCGCTGTCCCGTTGGCCCTGTGGTCCGGGTGGGGGATGAATCCAGTCCGCTGCCGGAGGTGTCGGAACTGGATTCCGGGGTTCTGGACGGGGCGGAGCTGGTGGTGCGTATCGTGAAAAGCGGTGCCAGGAACGAGGGGACGTTCCAGCTCTCTGTGGACGGTGGGGATACGTTCGCGGCCATCCGCACCATCCCCGTGGACGGCCTCCACGAGCTGGCCGATTACGGTGTCAAACTGACCTTCCCCGAAGGGGAGTTCGTGGCGGGGACCACCTATACCTGCCGGCTGCTGCCCCCCGCCCCGTCCATCGTGGATGTGCTGGAAGCCCTGGAAAGCCCGCTGGCCCTCTATGATGTGGAGTTCGTGCATATCGTCGGCCCTTCTGACTCGGTGGACTGGATGGCCGCCCAAGCCAAGGCCGACGAGCTGTGGAACCAGCAGCGCCCCACCTATTTCAAGCTGGAGGCCCGCCTGCCGTTTGACGGGGAAGACCTGAACGCCTATGTGGCGGCCCTGCTGGCGGAGCGGCAGGGGGTGGCGGGCCGGTTCGTGACCGTCTGCTGCCAGTATGGCGAGATCGTGGATACGGCGGGAGCATCCCGCCTGCGCAATGCCGGTGGCCTGCAGTCCGGACGTGTGATGGCCATACCCGTACAGCGGGCCACAGGCCGCGTTAAGGACGGCCCCATATCGCAGCTTACCCTTCCGGACGGCTGGGAGGCTGTCCAGCCGACCCTGGAAAGCAACGGATTCCAGACGGCCAAAAAATACGCGGGGCTGGAGGGAGCCTACTGGGGCGATTCGCGCACCCTGGCCGAGGATACCTCCGACTTTCGCTATGAGGAAGTGCTGCGTACCGTCTTCAAGGCCGTGCGCCTGACGCGCATCGCTGCCCTCAAAAGCATGTACGACGAGGCCGGAGACCCCCTGCGTCCGGATAGTGAAAGTGGTCTCGCCTATCTGAAGGCCAATCTGGAAAATGCCCTGGATGCCATGACCACGGCCGGAGAGCTGGCCTCCTATGTGGTGGAAATCCCCTCCGGGCAGGATATTGTGAACAACGGCGTGGCGGTGGAAATCACGCTTGTCGGCATCCCGATCATCCGGGAAATCAAGCTGTACAACCGCTACACCTATGCGGGTTCCAACTTCGACCCGCGCATCGAACGCTACAGCGTGGCGGCGTAA
- a CDS encoding baseplate assembly protein, translating to MSDTTTDLWGQDIALDGSGQARVAANGELVLTDGVDTGVQDIRLRMFTRLGKLFYDRQFGSLIHDWILEESTAANRAALESEVVMRVEEDPRVAVGSVRCTVTAWDARSITALARWRFLEDDTPMSLVLQINKLTMELVVKDADPRTDSFTPCFPDD from the coding sequence ATGAGTGACACCACGACAGACCTCTGGGGGCAAGACATCGCGCTGGACGGCAGCGGGCAGGCCCGCGTTGCCGCTAACGGCGAGCTGGTGTTGACCGACGGCGTGGACACGGGGGTGCAAGACATACGCCTGCGCATGTTCACCCGCCTTGGCAAGTTGTTTTATGACCGGCAATTCGGCTCCCTGATCCATGACTGGATCCTGGAAGAATCCACGGCGGCGAACAGGGCGGCCCTGGAATCCGAGGTCGTCATGCGTGTGGAGGAAGACCCCCGCGTTGCCGTAGGGTCCGTGCGCTGCACGGTCACGGCCTGGGACGCACGGTCCATCACGGCGCTGGCACGCTGGCGCTTTCTGGAAGATGACACGCCGATGTCCCTGGTCCTGCAGATCAACAAGCTGACGATGGAACTGGTAGTGAAAGATGCCGACCCGCGAACAGACAGTTTTACCCCGTGTTTCCCGGACGATTGA
- a CDS encoding baseplate J/gp47 family protein: MPTREQTVLPRVSRTIEDVRASVFGYVETAQDSLATHGYLPVRLNLNKGVVRGLLEIFCWGYWQIYSLLQRLLQQVSPDGATGEWLDMHAAGVDVTRRPATKARGKVRFARAVETGQDTNITIPAGRIVRTLPDGTGRIFRYGTVATAVLPAGADHVDVEVEAEDYGAAANASVGQICELVTPVTGVAGVSNPADWLVSEGADEETDASLQRRYALQWQANNGCTKFAYMAWALSVPGVTSVSILDRHPRGQGTVDIVVRGADVLPTEALLQKVREAVAPNVPINDDWLVKGPVPVAATIDGVLEYTDGDPDAITTQAENRLRALFAETSPLADVTALQIGQDLTLDLLTHTVMAVAGVKRVTWTSPTQDVLVVPADGVARLESLALRAVRAEEA, from the coding sequence ATGCCGACCCGCGAACAGACAGTTTTACCCCGTGTTTCCCGGACGATTGAGGACGTCCGGGCCTCCGTATTCGGTTATGTGGAGACGGCACAGGACAGCCTCGCCACCCACGGTTATCTGCCCGTGCGCCTGAACCTGAACAAGGGCGTGGTTCGCGGCCTGCTGGAAATTTTTTGCTGGGGCTACTGGCAGATCTACAGCCTGTTGCAACGTCTGCTGCAGCAGGTCAGCCCGGACGGGGCAACGGGGGAATGGCTGGACATGCACGCCGCCGGGGTGGACGTGACCCGCCGCCCGGCGACCAAGGCGCGGGGGAAAGTGCGCTTTGCCCGCGCCGTGGAGACCGGTCAGGACACAAACATCACCATCCCTGCCGGGCGCATCGTGCGCACCCTGCCGGACGGCACGGGCCGTATTTTTCGATACGGCACGGTCGCAACCGCTGTCCTGCCTGCCGGGGCGGACCATGTGGATGTGGAAGTCGAGGCGGAGGACTACGGCGCAGCGGCCAATGCATCCGTCGGACAGATATGCGAGCTGGTGACCCCCGTAACGGGCGTTGCCGGGGTGAGCAACCCGGCGGACTGGCTGGTCAGCGAGGGGGCCGACGAAGAAACGGACGCCAGCCTGCAACGGCGCTATGCCTTGCAATGGCAAGCAAACAACGGCTGCACCAAGTTCGCCTACATGGCCTGGGCACTGTCCGTGCCGGGTGTGACCTCGGTGTCGATCCTGGACCGGCATCCGCGCGGCCAGGGCACCGTGGACATTGTCGTGCGCGGTGCGGACGTGCTGCCCACCGAAGCGTTGTTGCAGAAAGTCCGGGAGGCCGTGGCCCCCAACGTGCCCATAAACGACGACTGGCTGGTCAAGGGACCTGTGCCCGTGGCCGCCACCATAGACGGCGTGCTGGAATACACCGACGGCGATCCGGACGCCATAACGACCCAGGCGGAGAACCGTCTGCGTGCCCTGTTCGCGGAGACCAGCCCCCTGGCTGACGTGACGGCCCTGCAGATCGGGCAGGACCTGACGCTCGACCTGCTGACGCATACGGTCATGGCGGTCGCAGGCGTCAAGCGTGTGACCTGGACCAGCCCGACACAGGACGTGCTGGTCGTGCCCGCCGATGGCGTGGCCCGCCTTGAAAGCCTTGCCCTGCGCGCCGTCAGGGCCGAGGAAGCGTAA
- a CDS encoding phage tail protein has translation MSEFWKYFHDILAWPLIHAPGPLQGLVRGMAHALDETRDDVVYFRRQWFPALCEPGLVSAFGASRGLVRSPVESDAQFRTRVVNAWRWHMLGGKQQGLPEILAAYGYHVEAIENMRQFAPTRWAEFMVRLETPPHYGDQQAQLDSLAHLVWLIQEYKPARSFFFRIYNDTNDRRPIIPGIGPKLGSGILSFWSGTTDPGVGDGDVVIAFGVKISLFGPPLLDGSPLWGLTELLTLYGPRRVNNFVLSVSRLSDTFIRRNPFVMSEVVSIGSGEDVYFSASWNDGSWDDRPWERWEGFTRYIPPFELGIRHTARSQLETGLSRLSGINERLGGVRRIVLARGVNRLGDLRLGNHGPVRTPVCLWAYEAERRSMGELAFPGAVPGQCWGSETMVQVGHSPWLNAGTWEEEGGWNDAAWDTIHACMGISITEE, from the coding sequence GTGTCCGAGTTCTGGAAATATTTTCATGACATCCTGGCATGGCCTTTGATCCATGCCCCCGGCCCCCTGCAGGGTCTCGTCCGGGGCATGGCCCATGCGCTGGACGAGACGCGGGATGATGTCGTGTATTTCCGGCGGCAGTGGTTCCCGGCTCTCTGCGAGCCGGGGCTTGTGTCCGCCTTCGGGGCAAGCCGGGGCCTGGTGCGCAGCCCCGTGGAAAGCGACGCGCAGTTCCGCACCCGTGTCGTCAATGCCTGGCGCTGGCACATGCTGGGGGGCAAGCAGCAGGGCCTGCCGGAGATTCTGGCAGCCTACGGTTACCACGTCGAAGCCATCGAGAATATGCGCCAGTTTGCGCCCACGCGCTGGGCGGAGTTCATGGTGCGGCTGGAAACGCCGCCTCATTACGGGGATCAACAAGCCCAGCTCGACAGCCTTGCGCACCTCGTTTGGCTGATCCAGGAATACAAGCCAGCACGCAGTTTCTTTTTCCGTATCTACAACGACACCAACGACCGGCGGCCCATCATCCCCGGTATAGGCCCCAAGCTGGGCAGCGGCATCCTGTCGTTCTGGAGCGGGACCACGGACCCCGGCGTCGGAGACGGCGACGTGGTCATCGCCTTTGGCGTCAAGATCAGCCTGTTCGGCCCGCCCCTGCTGGATGGTTCTCCGCTCTGGGGCCTGACGGAGCTGCTGACCCTGTATGGGCCGCGCCGCGTCAACAATTTTGTGCTGAGCGTGTCCCGGCTCTCTGACACGTTCATCCGCCGCAATCCCTTTGTCATGTCCGAGGTGGTCAGCATTGGCAGCGGCGAGGACGTGTACTTTTCCGCCTCCTGGAATGACGGGAGCTGGGACGACCGCCCCTGGGAACGCTGGGAGGGCTTTACCCGCTACATCCCGCCGTTTGAACTCGGCATCCGCCATACGGCACGCAGCCAGCTGGAAACGGGCCTGTCCCGCCTGTCCGGCATCAATGAACGGCTGGGGGGCGTGCGTCGTATCGTGCTGGCGCGCGGCGTCAACAGGCTGGGGGACCTGCGTCTTGGCAATCATGGTCCCGTGCGCACGCCCGTGTGTTTGTGGGCCTATGAGGCGGAACGCCGGAGCATGGGGGAACTGGCCTTCCCCGGAGCCGTGCCCGGTCAGTGCTGGGGATCGGAGACAATGGTCCAGGTCGGGCACTCTCCCTGGCTTAATGCCGGGACATGGGAAGAGGAAGGCGGCTGGAATGATGCCGCCTGGGACACCATCCATGCCTGCATGGGAATATCCATCACGGAGGAATAA
- a CDS encoding baseplate assembly protein codes for MDEQQGKRDVVGMIRKLVELAMPDLRHYYRLPRKARVVAVYASDGEYFCDVQPLRNDESPDPKEPVVPRVALPVLWGGPDRGVVCPPVSGVLCDLAYYDGDPNYPYISNIRWGGGMNAPHAELNEFVIQCENGVEIRIDKEKRIVTLTPQNVATEAGKGWTVKAGEQAAIQAGNEVSIIAPRINLQGHVVCKSVDGMGQGQAEFVGDVTIRGDQTVTGNTTTNGSSHIDGDSYAGSRSGGSCPH; via the coding sequence ATGGACGAGCAACAGGGAAAACGGGATGTCGTGGGCATGATCCGCAAGCTCGTTGAGCTGGCCATGCCCGACTTGCGGCATTATTACCGCCTGCCACGGAAGGCCAGGGTGGTGGCCGTGTACGCAAGCGATGGGGAATATTTTTGTGACGTGCAGCCGCTCCGGAACGATGAAAGCCCGGACCCAAAGGAGCCGGTCGTGCCGCGTGTGGCCCTGCCCGTACTGTGGGGCGGCCCAGATCGGGGCGTTGTCTGCCCGCCCGTTTCCGGGGTGCTGTGCGACCTGGCCTATTATGACGGCGATCCGAACTACCCGTATATCTCCAACATTCGCTGGGGCGGCGGCATGAATGCCCCCCATGCAGAGCTGAACGAGTTTGTCATTCAATGTGAGAATGGCGTGGAAATCCGCATTGACAAGGAAAAGCGGATCGTGACGCTGACACCGCAAAACGTGGCCACCGAGGCCGGTAAAGGCTGGACGGTCAAAGCCGGGGAACAGGCGGCTATCCAGGCGGGTAACGAGGTGAGCATCATTGCCCCGCGCATCAACCTCCAGGGGCATGTTGTTTGTAAATCCGTGGATGGCATGGGGCAGGGGCAAGCGGAGTTCGTAGGAGACGTGACTATCCGTGGCGACCAGACGGTCACGGGCAACACCACGACCAACGGCAGCAGCCATATTGACGGGGATTCCTACGCCGGTAGCCGTAGTGGGGGCAGCTGCCCCCACTAG